ATTTCATGTCTTTTCGCACTCAGCATAGGTCGCAAAGTGAACTAACGATGATTCAAATGCAAAACATATGTGCGAGACTTCCAGATGTGTTGAACAGCACagccataggtgcgataaagAGGAGCCGGatcctcctcaggtgaaggagtctagctcatgggatgcagctcaagtgatgaggatccctttcGCCAacagtccaaaagtgaaggggataggagcaccggctccgactgtCACATCTTCGAGCACAGCCTTGTTGTGTTGATCAATTCTATATTATGAACTCCACATTCATACCGTTAATTATGAGTTCAGCTGATAGATTTGTAGTTGCTGAAGCCCTCAGTTCATCTAACTTCCTTATCCAACTTCTCTACTCACGAGaactcttcagaaaaaaaaaatattatgcaAAAACGGCAAACGTAAAAAAGCAGTCAATCAGTAACTGCTCGTTTCACCTTCTTGAGGAAATTCTGTAAGATCCACTATTTCAACTGACCCATAGGGCGAGCACTTCAGCACCGTGTCAGAACAATAAAATATCACTGACTTAcatttttaaagcaaattCCATTCTTATAAACCTCACTAGCTTAATCACAGTTGAATAAGAGTGTAATAGCCTGCAATTAAGTTTCCAGACCTCTTGTCTTCCAGACCTGCTGCTATCTACGCGCTTCCGTGTCTACATCAGGAAATCGAGGAAGCGATGAACTTTACTACTAAGAAATATGATGTGCAGATCTAAGAAACAGCACCATAGGTGTTAAAGTTGATAGGCGAGgattttagcaaaaaaaagtccccACTATTGTTACCACAAATAGTACAAGTCCAACTGTGACAGGGTGACACAACATGAGTTTACAATCGTATACAAAAAGGCAGCCGTCAAGAAACAcgcgtaaaaaaaactagcattGAGGAATAGTGAAAGCGAGAGGGAAGCAgagaatagaagagaaaaggcgccaatttttcgaaaaccaTAAATATTTGGAGATGAAGATGACTAGTCGAAATGACTGACGATCGAATCGCAACAATAATCAATAGCGCAAAGTTGTTAAAGCGAAACTGCTGGGCTCGATTGAAATTCGAAACACAACGTCAGGTTGAGGGAAATTAAACGTAACGAATTGAAAACCATCATGGTTTGATGGCATGCAACGTGGTATTGATGGCAACGGAGAAATACAGGCGTGCCAGAAACGCCGCTCGCTCACCAGAAGGTCACCGGTCAACTGTTCCATGGATTAGAGCGCGGGACATCGCAGCAATGGATTTTCGCTCGCCGCTCTGCGACGAGGATGAGTGAGTTGCAAAGCTAACATGGGTAATTATTAGTATTCCACATATTTCTATTCTTATGCACCATTGgtgaatcagaaaaaaaaaagaagagaaaagacaCTTGGTATGAGCCAATTTTCCAGCAATTGTAGAAAATCGGGACCCAATGTATTGTTAGCGGAACTTGGCGCAATCCTTTTCGTGGCTAGGAATACCCAGCTATAAATTTTGAGTTGAAGCGATTCGCTGAGTGCTTTGATGGTACATTGGAAATCTCTTGAGTTAGGGTCCAAATCATCCGCAGATTCCCAACCAaacgaagatttttttgatttccaaCAAATCcaccacccccccccccctccatcttcttttcttttgggaAATTTACTTCTAAATTGCACGCAAAACTTGCCATCCATAAAAGCTACAAGATGAGCCTCCACCGCTGCAATCCTCCTCGGCGCCGCGTTCTACCGCCGCGCGACGTCTGAGCATGGTGCCCACGACTGAGCACAATCAAACACACCATTCCTTCTGTACTACTTTGCTTTAAATCATGATTTGGTACAGTAAATAAATTTGAGGCTCTATACAGAAACAATACAGGGCTGCAACCTCATCACCGTAGGGTAATAGATTTAaggcaaaattttgaaaacagcaCAGCCAAATCCGCGTGGAACAGTTTGCATTACATGGACATTACGCCAAATTGCGAACATTCCTTACTATCGTACTCGCTAAAAATTGAGCAAAAATGCTATGTGAGTGCACGGAAACGATGGAGAGGTGTGTATAAGCTGTCAAGTTATCACTGTAGAACATTAAGGTATGAGGGTTAATTTACTTACAGCTTGTGGTTTTGTTTGAAACAATTATTCAGTAGCTATTGCTCATTTAacacaatttatttttaggatCAAAATGCTGCAGAGAAATCCCCTTGTTGCTATCGCTTGTGGCCAATTCGCTTTGAGCCTTATGCAGGTATCGTCCACCCAAGTTACACCTTTTGGAAAGGAAACTTCTCAACTTTATTTTGATTGAGCTTTTAAATAGTTTGGATTCGTGGATAAATCTCCACCAGAATTGGCGCCCTACGTCAGATCGAATAAATAGCGAGTtaccatttaaaggcatcaccccacgaatctgaggcggaatggatttcaggtggagtattcttatacgggatagtagattatggagaggagggtgattccgtccatttcttcctaattgccgtaaaaaaacggcccggaagataaggcgtgtgcacagggctggtgtgctccaatcgaactccttgttgaaaatagcacgccagaacgctcgaagccgtgtcttccgtgccgttttttacggcaattaggaagaaatggacgaaatcactcttctctccatagtctcccatcctgtatacgaatactccacctgaaatccgtaccacctcagattcgtgcgttgatgcctttaagcagtcGTGAAAACGGAAGTTTGCAAATAAAGGAGTGAAAACAAACGGAAACATGAATCAGGAAGCATACCATTCGTCTTGTCTTCCGGAGAGAGAAACCCAGAGGTACTGCTATTCCATACCCATTCATTTTAACTCCTGGCAAGGTGAAAGGTCTTTAGTACCTGTTCTCAACTGGAAGACAACGAGTTCTGGACTTttcacattcaaaaaagaactttttctcTGTATGATCTACGTTCCGCTAGCAAAGTATAGCAAAATTAGGATGGATCCTGTCTTGGTTTCAGAAATCTAGAAGAATGACTGAATGGTTAACGTTGTGGAGAACGAGGAATCACATAGTCTACCTGTAGCAACGTCGTTTATAAGGAAAACCTAGGAAAGCACGACGGAGCACGGTAGAACGTGctattttctcgaatttttcttagCCATCAAAAACGCGGTACCAAACCTATGCTAGTAAAGTTATAAAGACCTGAAGTGGATCTGCGTCGTTATATTTCAGCTTTCTGTCGCCGATGCGTCAACCTGAGGGAGTCGAAACTCCTCTATTAAGTTTGAACCCATCTCTCTAGTTTCTTCGTTCTAGTAGAAACACACAAATACGACGTTGAAACCCCCTCGCTGCACAGAAGTATTTTTCGCGGCTGATGAAAAAGAGGTTAGCCTCATTATCATATAAAATGCTACGAATTTCAGGCGATGTTCATGTTCTACTACGTGAGGATTTACCTGAATGTGTTTCAAGTCCCGCAGCAATGGTTCAATATTGCCCAGACGTTGTTCCTCTTTTGGAATGCTATCAATGACCCTCTGTTTGGATATATGCAGGTAACTGTACTCATTATaacttactattattttcgTTTGTTGTTCTTGGCACGGGTTTTCGTAATGAAGTCTGATTTCGATGTTTTCCGCAATTATTGGAACTAAGTAAGGGACCAAATTGCTTAGCCAGCCATTTCATGTTTTAATGGTTTCTAACAGCAAACACGGTAGTTCGTTAGGTTTGCCATTATGCATTGCCGAGACACTGTAGTTTTGATCATTTCAATTAACGGTGAACTGAATTCGTAAGAATCAGATGACTTGCTCCTCCGCATACGAATGTGCCAGTCAGTAAGACAAATATCCTTCTACTGATTTTCGAACTAGATTAAACGCTTCTAGCACTCATGGGAAGATTCCCAACGCTGTAAGTGTTCAGTAAATTACTTTACGTTTGTATTGGTAAGCCCTACATATTTAAACATCGTTCAATTTAGGAAGCTTTTAAGGTTTCCTTTAGACAGATCAAAAGGTTTTAAAGacagtttttaaaatgtaagTGACGTTTAATCATTGAATCCATCCCAACCAGAGTATCTTAGTAAGAAGCCAAAACTGCTACGGACGTCATTTGAATTATCGATTCACTGCAAGTGTTAAGTTGGCTGGGAAATACTATCATTCGCTGGAGATATGTTAATGTTGACATTGGTGTTGCTCGGATAATACTTTTTCCGCATCTGATTTGAGCTTTTGGAAAGTTTACAGTGTAGAGGAAATTCTagctttgtttcttcttctagttttgttttttgaatcaATTCCGAAGAGCCAGAGGATTATGCGCTTCATTTTTCTGTGCTGTTGATTTAATTTTCGTCGTTAATTTATGCACATTTTTATTACAGAATAAATGACGGGGGTGCAACTGCATGCTACGTTCCTTTGCGCGAGTATAACCTGAGGAAATTTTAGAAGATTTGTAAACTCGAGAAGAGCCTCGGGAACGAGTtagcactttttattttcgaaactAGTCTTTAGTCTCGGCTTTGAAAAGCTCTTAAATCATCAATGTATTGCATGTTCGTTAGCATTTACAGCACCAAATGCtttaacgaaaagaaaaactggaagacTTTTCGCctactttctttcttattgCAAGAGATATTGTAAGCGgaaattccagtttttttttctctcttgaaCAATGCATCCCACTGTTTTGCCAATTATTTTGGAATTAATTTCACACAAAGTGTCTACTTATGGAAAAAGAAGCCTTCATCGTTTATTTATGCCTAGAATGTTCTCGAACCAGTTGCCGCAACATAACTTGAGCAAATCATTGAGAGGCTTGCCAAAGATTTGGAGCATCGGTCTCGGTGATTGCTAATTTGATTGTGGAAGTATTGCGTAACGTCACCACATTGTAACCAATTACTATGTTCCTAAGTAACGTTCATCAAATATTTGGCAAGTATGTTGGAGCCTCCATGTTGTATCATGATTCTAggaactaataaaaaaaaggttttaaaaGGTTAAACTTTACAGGATAAACCAGGCTCTTGGCTTAATTCGCGTCCTCGTGTCATTCGCACGTTCTCACCTTTTCTTGCCATTGCATTTGTGTTCATGTGGGTACCATGGTCGAAGAACTCAGCTCTCGAAGGCGTACACCTTATCGTGTCCCTTTTCTTTTATGATGCGTTCTATAGGTATGTTTTGTTGCTACcgacaactctttttttactgtttaaaaatacaataacTTAACAGTTAGTTTTTGGATCTCTCTAAATGTCGTTATTGAGAGATTTATTGGAGAGACTTCATGTTAGCGTCTCGTACACCAGTCACTTAGGTGAAGAAGTAGAATTCAATCCTTTCGTACGTATACTTCAGAACAATGTCACCGTTGCTTACCATATTTCCCCTTACACCCCCTCTAAGTTACCATCTTTAGCGTGTCATGAATCAGGAAGACTACAAACTAGGTTCGGCATTGGGTAAATCTATATTCTCGATTAAATGAAGTAATGAGATTCTTCGAACAACACAGTCACGAACATACGAAAGTGTCAACGAATTTGCTTGAGACCTAATACATTGGTTCAGTGCGGTCGAAGGAGGTCTCGGAGAGGTTCTCAGATTACTCAGAGCTGCCTGACGTCTCAGCGTGAGTACCCAAGCCTACTGGTTGAAGGCGTGTTAGTGAAGTGAGAGGTACAATCTAACACGGTTCCACCGCTCTGCGTTGCGGGCCGCAGGACAGTCGTGCTGCAGTGGACCAAGCGCGCTCAGAAGAATAATCAAGGGGACATCAAGTTTGCGCATGAGTTTGCCCACTTACACTCTAAAACTCTTCATTGTATTTGTGCGTCTAAAGACAAATGTTAGCAGGTTGTTTTGTGTTTATCGAAGAGGAATGAAGTTTCACATCATTCCACTAGCGTTACCTTTTTAGTAGGAGGAAATTCCCCCACCACTACAGGCTACTTATTTTGTTTACACTTCGAAAAAGTGGACGGATGAAATCCAGTGcacatctttcttttcttgggATCTGAAGTAAAGGCTAGGTGGTTCTAGAAGCTTCCTCGCTAAAGTTGTATAAGAGCCTTTATTGTACCACTGTTGTAATACCGTGTGATCTTCTTCTACGTGTGGAAGCAACGTCATCCTGCACGTAAGACGGCCGCCAACATCAAAAAGACGTTGAGATAGGAGACCATTACCCATGCTAACGTCAACAGCTGGTTCTCCCGCTCCTatgagagaaatttctctttagTCGACCTAGCACGCACGGGACATCCATACGTCAACATCGACGACGACTTGCGCAGTCTTCTAGCGCAGTTCCCGAACGCCACGAAGCGGGCAATGGCTGCACAACTCGACGCTGATAGCCCATAGAGGTTCACCTACACGGAAAGCTAAGTCTAGGTGGGTACACCACGCACTGACCGGGACCAGCCGCGCCGGGTGAGCATCTGTCAGTCATTGCTAATTTGAGAGTCTGGAGTGAGAAACGACCCAGACTCTCAAGTCCCAGTCCTCGCTCCCATCAGACTACCATTTGTTCCGGCTATTTAAGCATTTCAAAGAGTAGGAACTGTTCAATTCTTTCACTGACCTCAAATCCGCTGTTTAGCTATTCGTTGAGTCCTAACCCCCACCACCTCCTCCCAGCTTCTGCGCCAAGGGAACTGTAACCTCTCGAAAAGATGCAGCAGTGTGATAGTTTTTCATGGTGAATGCACCGAGGGTTGGTCATAAATGGGATTAAGACACCATGAAATTGTAAAGACTACACATGtgtggaaaaaagtaaataatcaacCTAATGCATTAGCTGAGTACTAGGAGAATCCGTTTTGCTAAAGCACTACTTTTTATGGATACAACTCGTGCCGTTTTCAAGGACTCTGCGAGAGAGCTCTTCAATCTGTTCCGCTttgaattgttcttttttttgctgctattATCTGCCTGATATATTTTTAGCCTATACTTCTCTCTTACAGCGCCATCGGTGTAGCGTGGAGTGCACTTTTCGCCGATTCCACAAAAGAGCCCCGTCTTCGCGTATCCGCCATGAAGTACAGTCAGATCAGTATATTAGCTTCTGTCAATATAATTGCCATCACGGAGAAGCTCAGCCACAGTCTTGAGTTAAGAAATTCACGTTATTTCGGCTTCATCGTTGGCTATAGAA
The Necator americanus strain Aroian chromosome I, whole genome shotgun sequence genome window above contains:
- a CDS encoding hypothetical protein (NECATOR_CHRI.G3393.T3), whose protein sequence is MDITPNCEHSLLSYSLKIEQKCYVSARKRWRGVYKLSSYHCRTLRIKMLQRNPLVAIACGQFALSLMQAMFMFYYVRIYLNVFQVPQQWFNIAQTLFLFWNAINDPLFGYMQDKPGSWLNSRPRVIRTFSPFLAIAFVFMWVPWSKNSALEGVHLIVSLFFYDAFYSAIGVAWSALFADSTKEPRLRVSAMKYSQIKIHVISASSLAIEGSERKLKLADCWRCYGSSK
- a CDS encoding hypothetical protein (NECATOR_CHRI.G3393.T1), producing the protein MATEKYRRARNAARSPEGHRSTVPWIRARDIAAMDFRSPLCDEDEIKMLQRNPLVAIACGQFALSLMQAMFMFYYVRIYLNVFQVPQQWFNIAQTLFLFWNAINDPLFGYMQNK